The following proteins are co-located in the Streptosporangium brasiliense genome:
- a CDS encoding sigma-70 family RNA polymerase sigma factor, which translates to MARPTGNRTQDQHVSDRDLLGTYLAEIGRVPLLTAEEEVELAKRIEAGLFAEQLLDGGLAEPRIADAADEELERLAVSGQRAKDEFIQANLRLVVAVARKYSGRGMPLIDLVQEGNLGLVRAVEKFDYRRGYKFSTYATWWIRQSVGRAIHEQARPVRLPTHAGEQMTRLMRVRRDMLAEFDQEPTDADLAAVLELPVERVRELRRWASDPVSLQLGVGDEDETELGDMIADETWADPEQQAMDILERERLEQWLTGLEGQTREMLRWRYGLMDGREHTLTEVGERYGIGRDRARRIERDALARLRKMATAA; encoded by the coding sequence ATGGCAAGGCCGACGGGGAATCGGACGCAGGATCAGCACGTCTCGGATCGAGACCTGCTCGGGACCTACCTGGCTGAGATCGGGCGGGTCCCCCTGCTCACCGCGGAGGAGGAGGTCGAGCTCGCCAAGCGGATCGAGGCGGGCCTCTTCGCGGAGCAGTTGCTGGACGGCGGACTGGCGGAGCCGCGGATCGCGGACGCCGCCGACGAGGAGCTCGAACGACTGGCTGTTTCGGGGCAGCGGGCCAAGGACGAATTCATCCAGGCCAATCTACGTCTTGTGGTGGCGGTCGCGCGCAAATACTCCGGAAGGGGAATGCCGCTGATCGATCTGGTCCAGGAGGGAAACCTGGGCCTGGTCCGGGCGGTCGAGAAATTCGATTACCGGCGCGGCTACAAGTTCTCCACATATGCCACCTGGTGGATCCGTCAGTCGGTGGGCCGCGCGATCCACGAGCAGGCCCGGCCGGTCCGGCTGCCCACCCACGCGGGTGAGCAGATGACCCGGCTGATGCGGGTCCGGCGCGACATGCTGGCCGAGTTCGACCAGGAGCCGACGGACGCCGACCTGGCCGCGGTGCTGGAGCTGCCGGTCGAGCGGGTCCGCGAGCTGCGCCGCTGGGCCTCCGACCCCGTCTCCCTCCAGCTCGGCGTCGGCGACGAGGACGAGACCGAGCTCGGCGACATGATCGCCGACGAGACGTGGGCCGACCCCGAGCAGCAGGCGATGGACATCCTGGAGCGTGAGCGCCTGGAGCAGTGGCTGACCGGGCTGGAGGGCCAGACCCGCGAGATGCTCCGCTGGCGCTACGGCCTCATGGACGGCCGCGAGCACACGCTGACCGAGGTCGGCGAGCGCTACGGCATCGGCCGAGACCGGGCCCGCCGCATCGAGCGCGACGCCCTGGCGCGGCTGCGGAAGATGGCCACGGCGGCCTGA
- a CDS encoding ABC transporter permease: protein MFRHTMLFFGYELGNVRRNPVWPLFGILQPVLYLLLFAPLLTGMVPGGTLVDALRVFTPGAMMMIALFGSLFTGFSMINETRNGVLERLAVSQAWRPAIILGRVMKDMLVLVLQALLVMGVAVLMGLRLPLPALGLMLLLMAATGLFAASLSYGLALAIRDENGMSQLVQFFALPLTLLAGMMLPVSLGPEWLQTAARFNPLYYSVEAGRSLFAGDLSDGTVPVAFGVFLVLGALALTWSVRSLRKLAG, encoded by the coding sequence ATGTTCCGACACACCATGCTGTTCTTCGGCTACGAGCTCGGCAACGTCCGCCGCAACCCGGTCTGGCCGCTGTTCGGCATCCTGCAACCCGTGCTCTATCTGCTGCTGTTCGCCCCGTTGCTGACCGGGATGGTCCCGGGCGGGACGCTGGTCGACGCGCTGAGGGTCTTCACGCCCGGCGCGATGATGATGATCGCCCTGTTCGGCTCGCTGTTCACCGGCTTCAGCATGATCAATGAGACCCGCAACGGGGTGCTGGAGCGGCTCGCGGTCAGCCAGGCCTGGCGTCCGGCGATCATCCTCGGCCGCGTGATGAAGGACATGCTCGTCCTCGTCCTGCAGGCGCTCCTGGTGATGGGGGTGGCCGTGCTGATGGGCCTGCGGCTGCCGCTGCCGGCCCTGGGCCTGATGCTGCTGCTCATGGCCGCGACCGGCCTGTTCGCCGCCAGCCTCTCCTACGGCCTGGCGCTGGCGATCCGCGACGAGAACGGCATGTCGCAGCTCGTCCAGTTCTTCGCGCTGCCGCTGACCCTGCTCGCCGGAATGATGCTGCCGGTCTCGCTCGGGCCGGAGTGGCTGCAGACGGCCGCCAGGTTCAACCCGCTCTACTACTCGGTCGAGGCGGGCCGTTCCCTGTTCGCCGGCGACCTGTCCGACGGCACGGTCCCGGTGGCCTTCGGCGTCTTCCTCGTGCTCGGCGCGCTCGCCCTGACCTGGTCGGTCCGCTCGCTGCGCAAGCTCGCCGGCTAG
- a CDS encoding allantoate amidohydrolase: MWGAIAHLGRDGRTRGYLRDAWSPADLELRQWFRQEAAGRGLDLREDRNGNLWAWWGDPSGRPGVVTGSHLDSVRQGGAFDGPLGVVSAFAALDALRARGFEPARPLGVACFTDEEGARFGVPCMGSRLLTGALDPDRARGLTDDGGDSMAEVLRRAGRDPGELGRDDETLGHVGVFVELHVEQGQALVHQDAPVGVAAAIWPHGRWRFDFRGQANHAGTTRLEDRDDPMLPFARTVLRAREAAERGGVVATFGKLRVSPNNANAVPGLVSAWLDARGGDEAAVRALVAELSEFSGAEVSAESWTPVVDFDVVLRERIAAVLGDVPVLPTGAGHDAGILASAGVPSAMVFVRNPTGISHSPEEHAEMSDCHAGVAALATALEELCRS; this comes from the coding sequence ATGTGGGGTGCCATCGCGCACCTCGGACGTGACGGCCGGACCCGGGGCTACCTGCGCGACGCGTGGTCGCCCGCCGATCTGGAGCTCCGCCAGTGGTTCCGTCAGGAGGCCGCCGGAAGGGGCCTCGACCTGCGAGAAGACCGAAACGGCAACCTGTGGGCCTGGTGGGGTGACCCGTCGGGCAGACCGGGCGTCGTCACGGGCAGCCACCTCGACTCGGTGCGGCAGGGCGGCGCCTTCGACGGCCCCCTCGGCGTCGTGTCCGCCTTCGCCGCCCTCGACGCCCTGCGGGCCAGGGGGTTCGAGCCCGCCCGCCCGCTGGGGGTGGCCTGTTTCACCGACGAGGAGGGCGCCAGGTTCGGCGTCCCCTGCATGGGCTCCCGGCTGCTCACCGGCGCGCTCGACCCCGACCGGGCCCGCGGCCTGACCGACGACGGGGGCGACTCGATGGCCGAGGTGCTGCGCCGGGCCGGACGCGACCCCGGCGAGCTGGGCCGCGACGACGAGACCCTCGGGCACGTCGGCGTCTTCGTGGAGCTCCACGTCGAGCAGGGCCAGGCGCTGGTCCACCAGGACGCCCCGGTCGGCGTGGCCGCCGCCATCTGGCCGCACGGCCGCTGGCGGTTCGACTTCCGCGGTCAGGCCAACCACGCCGGCACCACCCGGCTGGAAGACCGCGACGACCCGATGCTGCCCTTCGCCCGGACCGTGCTGCGCGCCCGCGAAGCCGCCGAGCGGGGCGGTGTGGTGGCCACCTTCGGCAAGCTCCGGGTGTCGCCCAACAACGCCAACGCCGTCCCCGGGCTGGTCAGCGCCTGGCTGGACGCCCGGGGCGGCGACGAAGCCGCGGTCCGGGCGCTGGTCGCCGAGCTGAGCGAGTTCTCCGGGGCCGAGGTCAGCGCCGAATCGTGGACCCCCGTCGTCGACTTCGACGTGGTCCTGAGGGAGCGGATCGCCGCCGTCCTGGGGGATGTGCCCGTCCTGCCGACCGGGGCCGGTCACGACGCCGGGATCCTGGCGTCCGCGGGCGTGCCCAGCGCGATGGTGTTCGTACGCAATCCAACGGGAATCTCACACTCCCCTGAGGAACACGCCGAGATGTCTGACTGCCACGCGGGGGTCGCCGCCCTCGCCACCGCCCTGGAGGAGCTGTGCCGGAGCTGA
- a CDS encoding formimidoylglutamate deiminase — MPELNYWCELAWLPPGEVVAGVLVRISGSRIEEITPGMADPPAGAVRLDGLTVPGLANAHSHAFHRALRGVTQREKGSFWTWREQMYGVAATLDPDSYLRLARATFAEMALAGITGVGEFHYLHHGPGGRPYDDPNVMGHALVQAAREAGLRIALLDTCYLSGGFGTPLTGTQLRFGDGDADNWAVRVEALAGAYRGAEDVEVGVAVHSVRAVPAEQMPTVSRFSHHHALPMHVHVSEQRAENAACVEMYAASPVQVLTEHGVLGPRSTAVHATHVSDVDIALLGQSGTHVCMCPTTERDLADGIGPARLMFEAGSPITLGSDSHAVIDLFEEARAVELDERLASEQRGHWTAAELLQAATAAGHASLGFPDAGTLVPGAWADLVSVRLDSVRTAGASHNGASETVVFAATAADVHSVISGGRQVVVEGRHVLGDVGALLGAAVAEARGESA, encoded by the coding sequence GTGCCGGAGCTGAACTACTGGTGCGAGCTGGCCTGGCTGCCGCCCGGCGAGGTCGTCGCGGGGGTGCTTGTCCGGATCTCGGGCTCCCGCATCGAGGAGATCACACCGGGCATGGCCGACCCTCCCGCGGGGGCCGTCCGGCTCGACGGGCTGACCGTCCCCGGGCTGGCCAACGCGCACTCCCACGCCTTCCACCGGGCCCTGCGCGGGGTGACGCAGCGGGAGAAGGGCAGCTTCTGGACCTGGCGTGAGCAGATGTACGGCGTGGCCGCGACGCTGGACCCCGACTCCTACCTCAGACTGGCCAGGGCCACCTTCGCCGAGATGGCGCTGGCCGGGATCACCGGTGTCGGGGAGTTCCACTACCTGCACCACGGCCCGGGGGGCAGGCCGTACGACGATCCGAACGTCATGGGGCACGCGCTCGTCCAGGCCGCGCGGGAGGCCGGGCTGCGCATCGCGCTGCTGGACACCTGCTATCTGAGCGGCGGCTTCGGCACCCCGCTGACCGGCACCCAGCTCCGCTTCGGCGACGGCGACGCCGACAACTGGGCCGTGCGGGTCGAGGCCCTCGCCGGTGCCTACCGGGGCGCGGAGGACGTGGAGGTCGGCGTGGCCGTCCACTCGGTCCGCGCGGTCCCCGCCGAGCAGATGCCGACGGTGAGCAGGTTCTCCCACCACCACGCGCTCCCGATGCACGTCCACGTCTCCGAGCAGCGCGCCGAGAACGCCGCCTGTGTGGAGATGTACGCCGCCAGCCCGGTCCAGGTGCTGACCGAGCACGGCGTGCTCGGCCCCCGCTCCACCGCCGTGCACGCCACCCACGTGTCCGATGTGGACATCGCGCTGCTCGGCCAGTCGGGCACCCACGTCTGCATGTGCCCGACGACCGAGCGCGACCTGGCCGACGGCATCGGCCCGGCCAGGCTGATGTTCGAGGCGGGCTCGCCGATCACACTCGGCTCCGACAGCCACGCGGTCATCGACCTGTTCGAGGAGGCCCGTGCGGTCGAGCTGGACGAGCGGCTGGCCAGCGAGCAGCGCGGTCACTGGACGGCCGCCGAGCTGCTCCAGGCCGCCACCGCCGCCGGACACGCCTCGCTGGGCTTCCCCGACGCGGGCACGCTCGTGCCGGGCGCGTGGGCCGACCTGGTGTCGGTGCGCCTCGACTCGGTCCGTACGGCGGGCGCCTCGCACAACGGCGCCTCGGAGACGGTGGTCTTCGCCGCGACGGCCGCCGACGTGCACTCGGTGATCTCGGGCGGCCGCCAGGTGGTCGTCGAGGGCCGGCACGTCCTCGGCGACGTGGGCGCGCTGCTCGGCGCGGCGGTCGCCGAGGCGCGGGGGGAGAGCGCATGA
- a CDS encoding ATP-binding cassette domain-containing protein has product MIIEAHGLCKTFTARRGRGRTEEVEAVRGIDLSVGEGEIFAVLGPNGAGKTTTVRMLATFTAPTAGTARVAGHDVVREAAKVRERIGYVSQAGGVDDNAPGRESLLLSARLSGLSRSQAHTRAAELLETFSLTEIADRPVRSLSGGQKRRFALAIGLVNRPPLVFLDEPTTGLDPQNRANLWDEVRSLRDQGTSVLLTTHYLDEADALCDRLVIVDHGLIVAEGTPDRLKQEVAGDVVTLRLDNLAAAGELLNAQPYIKETRPEDDCLRAYLDDGEHNLPALLRALETGGLAIRSISLDRATLDDVFLRHTGRSLRDAA; this is encoded by the coding sequence ATGATCATCGAAGCGCACGGCCTGTGCAAGACCTTCACCGCCAGACGCGGACGAGGCAGGACAGAGGAGGTCGAGGCCGTCCGGGGCATCGACCTGAGCGTCGGCGAGGGCGAGATCTTCGCCGTCCTCGGCCCGAACGGCGCGGGCAAGACCACCACCGTCCGGATGCTGGCCACCTTCACCGCCCCCACCGCCGGCACCGCCCGGGTGGCCGGGCACGACGTGGTGAGGGAGGCCGCGAAGGTCAGGGAGCGGATCGGCTACGTCAGCCAGGCCGGGGGCGTGGACGACAACGCCCCCGGCCGGGAGAGCCTGCTGCTGTCTGCGCGCCTGTCCGGGCTCTCCCGGAGCCAGGCGCACACCCGCGCCGCCGAGCTGCTGGAGACCTTCAGCCTCACCGAGATCGCCGACCGCCCGGTGAGGTCGCTGTCCGGCGGGCAGAAGCGGCGCTTCGCGCTGGCCATCGGTCTGGTGAACCGGCCGCCGCTGGTCTTCCTGGACGAGCCCACCACCGGCCTGGACCCGCAGAACCGCGCCAACCTCTGGGACGAGGTCCGCAGCCTGCGCGACCAGGGCACCAGCGTGCTGCTGACCACCCACTACCTGGACGAGGCCGACGCGCTCTGCGACCGGCTGGTCATCGTCGACCACGGCCTGATCGTCGCCGAGGGCACCCCCGACAGGCTCAAGCAGGAGGTGGCGGGCGACGTCGTCACGCTCAGGCTCGACAACCTGGCCGCCGCCGGGGAGCTCCTGAACGCCCAGCCCTACATCAAGGAGACCCGGCCGGAGGACGACTGCCTGCGCGCCTACCTCGACGACGGCGAGCACAACCTGCCCGCCCTGCTCCGCGCCCTGGAGACCGGCGGCCTGGCGATCCGGTCGATCTCCCTCGACCGGGCCACGCTCGACGACGTCTTCCTGCGGCACACCGGCCGCTCCCTCCGCGACGCCGCCTGA
- a CDS encoding PadR family transcriptional regulator, with protein sequence MSSTRVLLLGVLLDGPLHGYEVRRRLELMGTQHWANVAYGSIYHGLGKMADEGLLDRMEEGKGGKTLYAITDVGRAEFGRHLLSHWWEIKPIVDPFQVAITFMDRLSPAELASAMEARAAQLQFAIGMTERAIGGKQAYGAPRHIDECLRLNILQLKAQLAWVDGAAEKVKNGELP encoded by the coding sequence ATGTCTTCCACCCGTGTTCTACTTCTCGGCGTGCTGCTCGACGGCCCGCTCCACGGCTACGAGGTACGGCGCCGCCTCGAACTCATGGGCACCCAGCACTGGGCCAACGTGGCCTACGGCTCGATCTACCACGGGCTGGGCAAGATGGCCGACGAGGGCCTGCTGGATCGGATGGAGGAAGGCAAAGGTGGCAAGACCCTCTACGCGATCACCGACGTCGGCCGGGCCGAGTTCGGGCGTCACCTGCTCAGCCACTGGTGGGAGATCAAGCCGATCGTGGACCCGTTCCAGGTGGCGATCACCTTCATGGACCGGCTCTCGCCCGCCGAGCTGGCCTCGGCGATGGAGGCCAGGGCCGCCCAGCTCCAGTTCGCCATCGGGATGACCGAGCGCGCCATCGGCGGCAAGCAGGCCTACGGCGCCCCCCGGCACATCGACGAATGCCTGCGGCTCAACATCCTCCAGCTCAAGGCCCAGCTGGCCTGGGTCGACGGAGCCGCCGAGAAGGTCAAGAACGGCGAGCTCCCCTGA
- the hutI gene encoding imidazolonepropionase produces the protein MSVLFDRIGLLYTGDPAREEIEDAAMVVDGGTVVWTGAAGTDPGADERVDVGGRCVIPGFVDSHAHLVFAGDRTAEFTARMSGERYSAGGIRTTVAATRAADDAALAGRTAALVAEMLAQGTTTVEIKSGYGLTVEDERRSLEIARRFTGETTYLGAHVVPPDASSADDYVRTVTGEMLRACAPYARWVDVFCERGAFDADQSREILLAGVKAGLLPRVHANQLGEGPGARIAAEVGAASADHCTHLTDEDVSALSSAGVVATLLPGAEFSTRSPYPDARRLLAAGVTVALATDCNPGSSFTSSMPFCVALAVREMRMTPLEAVRAATYGGARALRRDDVGTLRVGARGDLVILDAPSYVHLAYRPGVPLVAQVWKEGRRLV, from the coding sequence ATGAGCGTCCTTTTTGACCGGATCGGCCTGCTCTACACCGGTGACCCGGCGCGGGAGGAGATCGAGGACGCCGCCATGGTGGTCGACGGCGGCACGGTGGTGTGGACCGGAGCCGCCGGCACGGACCCCGGCGCCGACGAGCGCGTGGACGTGGGCGGGCGCTGCGTGATCCCGGGCTTCGTCGACAGCCACGCCCACCTGGTCTTCGCCGGGGACCGCACGGCGGAGTTCACCGCCCGCATGTCGGGGGAGCGCTACAGCGCCGGCGGCATCCGGACCACCGTCGCGGCCACCCGCGCGGCCGACGACGCCGCCCTCGCCGGGCGGACGGCCGCGCTGGTCGCCGAGATGCTCGCCCAGGGGACCACCACCGTCGAAATCAAGAGCGGCTACGGCCTCACGGTCGAGGACGAGCGCCGCTCCCTGGAGATCGCCCGCAGGTTCACCGGGGAGACCACCTATCTGGGCGCGCACGTCGTGCCTCCGGACGCCTCCTCCGCCGACGACTACGTCCGCACGGTCACCGGGGAGATGCTGCGGGCCTGCGCGCCGTACGCCAGGTGGGTCGACGTGTTCTGCGAGCGCGGCGCGTTCGACGCCGACCAGAGCAGGGAGATCCTGCTCGCCGGGGTCAAGGCCGGGCTGCTGCCCCGGGTCCACGCCAACCAGCTCGGGGAGGGCCCCGGCGCGCGGATCGCCGCGGAGGTGGGTGCCGCCTCGGCCGACCACTGCACCCACCTGACCGACGAGGACGTCTCGGCGCTGTCCTCGGCCGGGGTGGTGGCCACCCTGCTGCCCGGCGCGGAGTTCTCCACCCGCTCGCCCTACCCGGACGCGCGCCGCCTGCTGGCGGCCGGGGTGACCGTCGCGCTGGCCACCGACTGCAATCCCGGGTCCTCCTTCACCTCCTCCATGCCGTTCTGCGTGGCGCTGGCCGTCCGGGAGATGCGGATGACGCCGCTGGAGGCGGTCCGGGCCGCCACGTACGGCGGAGCCAGGGCGCTGCGCCGCGACGACGTCGGCACGCTGCGGGTGGGGGCCCGCGGTGATCTGGTGATCCTGGACGCCCCGTCCTACGTCCATCTGGCCTACCGCCCGGGGGTACCACTGGTGGCGCAGGTCTGGAAGGAGGGACGCCGCCTGGTTTGA
- a CDS encoding SDR family oxidoreductase, with product MSARPTALVTGASRGVGAAVAHALAPTHDLLLGGRDVDALAKVCAGLPHARPWPVELTAVTEADVAGIDRLDVLVHSAGVVTLGRIAETPAEVWRRTMEINVVAVAELTRLLLPALRAAGGHVVAVNSGAGQRANPNWGSYAASKFALRAFADALRLEEPGLRVTTVYPGRIDTDMQRGVRAQENGTYEPEKYLAPESVARAVAAAVTASPDAHVTEITVRPTAGPAS from the coding sequence ATGTCTGCACGACCGACCGCGCTGGTCACCGGAGCCTCCCGAGGGGTCGGGGCCGCCGTCGCGCATGCCCTGGCTCCCACCCACGACCTGCTGCTCGGCGGCCGCGACGTCGACGCGCTGGCCAAGGTCTGCGCGGGCCTGCCGCACGCGCGGCCCTGGCCGGTGGAGCTCACCGCCGTCACCGAGGCCGACGTCGCCGGGATCGACCGGCTCGACGTCCTCGTGCACAGTGCCGGGGTGGTGACGCTGGGGCGGATCGCCGAGACCCCCGCCGAGGTCTGGCGGCGGACGATGGAGATCAACGTGGTCGCGGTGGCCGAGCTGACCCGGCTGCTGCTGCCCGCGCTGCGCGCGGCCGGCGGCCACGTGGTGGCGGTCAACTCGGGGGCGGGACAGCGGGCCAACCCCAACTGGGGGTCCTACGCGGCCAGCAAGTTCGCGCTGCGGGCCTTCGCCGACGCGCTCCGGCTGGAGGAGCCCGGCCTCAGGGTGACCACGGTCTACCCCGGGCGGATCGACACCGACATGCAGCGCGGCGTGCGGGCCCAGGAGAACGGGACCTACGAGCCGGAGAAATACCTGGCCCCCGAGTCGGTGGCCCGGGCGGTGGCGGCGGCCGTGACGGCCTCTCCCGACGCCCACGTCACCGAGATCACCGTCCGCCCGACGGCCGGGCCCGCGAGCTGA
- a CDS encoding MurR/RpiR family transcriptional regulator, translating to MGDALDRLLEGRRLSPVQRRIARYLDDHLAEAIFLSSVELAERAGVSQPSVTRFAMVLGFAGYPELRQALRPFVMGERSPSRANDLQTAIDVEIENLRRVREGLNDPSSIAELGAGLAGCEPLPVLGLRVSSGLATTFAYFARRIHPDVRLLTHGGSELADGLHAARRAGAGWLVAVVLPRYPAEAVQALADARELGLRTAVITDRPDVPFEADVILDAPVGERLVFDSHAAPLALAMVLVEAMADAAPLRTQARLEEYERMTDQAGVFVDRPATPR from the coding sequence GTGGGGGACGCACTCGATCGACTTCTGGAGGGCCGGCGGCTGTCGCCTGTGCAGCGGCGGATCGCGCGCTACCTCGACGACCACCTGGCCGAGGCCATCTTCCTGTCCAGTGTGGAGCTGGCCGAGCGGGCCGGGGTGAGCCAGCCGTCGGTGACCAGGTTCGCCATGGTGCTCGGTTTCGCGGGATACCCCGAGCTCAGGCAGGCGCTGCGGCCCTTCGTCATGGGCGAGCGGAGCCCGTCGCGGGCCAACGACCTGCAGACCGCGATCGACGTGGAGATCGAGAATCTGCGGAGGGTCCGAGAGGGGCTGAACGACCCGTCGTCCATCGCGGAGCTGGGCGCCGGTCTGGCCGGGTGCGAGCCGCTGCCGGTGCTCGGACTGCGGGTGTCGAGCGGGCTGGCCACCACCTTCGCCTACTTCGCCCGCCGGATCCACCCCGACGTCCGGCTGCTGACCCACGGCGGCTCCGAGCTGGCCGACGGCCTGCACGCCGCGCGGCGGGCGGGGGCGGGCTGGCTGGTCGCGGTGGTGCTGCCCCGCTATCCGGCCGAGGCCGTACAGGCCCTCGCCGACGCCAGGGAGCTGGGCCTGCGGACGGCGGTGATCACCGACCGGCCGGACGTGCCGTTCGAGGCCGACGTGATCCTGGACGCCCCGGTCGGCGAGCGGCTGGTGTTCGACTCGCACGCGGCGCCGCTCGCCCTGGCCATGGTGCTGGTGGAGGCCATGGCGGACGCGGCGCCGCTGCGGACGCAGGCCCGGCTGGAGGAGTACGAACGGATGACCGACCAGGCCGGGGTCTTCGTCGACCGGCCGGCCACACCGCGCTGA